A genomic region of Metopolophium dirhodum isolate CAU chromosome 1, ASM1992520v1, whole genome shotgun sequence contains the following coding sequences:
- the LOC132933554 gene encoding uncharacterized protein LOC132933554, whose translation MAEKEVPETIPKLSETTSDKSKITMKQLTDEINLLTKDEINERVKEIHKFMAAEKDHFSFMTKDFHEFIKYIPSWLLKENYEQEFDPKFILSHIAAQNSDKKVMFRDIHMMIKLGIERGNNLEKIAIKSSPELKIELIKLRMKYKLVSKAINSKSGVTLSRVCESFPRLTCVYLKDEAKNPIVPFELMETICKNYPRVMMTSAFAYLIPNKESKYCLFLKKAHLLHQYQLFATISQKSYPSSSVDVENEFISKVYVSTQAAINGSHVEYDDQIKFLKENDLIEEVENEMTVTEGVLEAVKLWDEKESQLELDHKLSGIDPDDYTSWC comes from the coding sequence ATGGCCGAAAAAGAAGTACCGGAGACTATACCCAAATTATCGGAGACCACATCGGACAAATCCAAGATTACTATGAAACAACTTACTGATGAGATAAACTTATTAACTAAGGATGAAATAAATGAAAGAGTAAAAGAAATCCACAAGTTTATGGCTGCTGAAAAGGaccatttttcatttatgaCCAAGGATTTCCATGAATTCATTAAATACATACCATCGTGGTTACTGAAAGAAAATTATGAACAGGAATTTGACCCTAAATTTATTCTATCTCATATTGCTGCAcaaaatagtgataaaaaagTTATGTTTAGAGATATACATATGATGATTAAGTTGGGTATTGAGAGAGGaaacaatttggaaaaaatCGCTATTAAATCATCACCAGAATTAAAAATCGAACTTATAAAACTtagaatgaaatataaattggtCTCAAAAGCTATAAATTCAAAGTCTGGAGTGACTTTATCCAGAGTTTGTGAGAGCTTCCCAAGATTAACATGTGTTTACCTTAAAGATGAAGCTAAAAATCCTATTGTACCGTTTGAACTAATGGAGACGATTTGTAAGAACTATCCTAGAGTGATGATGACGTCTGCTTTTGCGTATCTTATACCAAATAAAGAGAGCAAATattgtctatttttaaaaaaagcccATTTACTTCATCAATACCAGTTGTTTGCTACAATTTCGCAAAAGAGTTATCCGAGTTCTTCAGTTGATGTTGAAAATGAATTCATTTCTAAGGTTTATGTGAGTACTCAAGCAGCTATTAATGGATCACATGTGGAGTACGATGatcaaataaagtttttaaaagaaaatgatCTAATTGAGGAAGTTGAAAATGAAATGACTGTCACAGAAGGAGTTCTAGAAGCAGTCAAGTTGTGGGACGAAAAAGAAAGCCAACTCGAATTAGATCACAAATTGTCTGGTATCGACCCTGATGATTACACGTCATGGTGTTAA